In one Tindallia californiensis genomic region, the following are encoded:
- a CDS encoding double-cubane-cluster-containing anaerobic reductase has translation MERPQTMEKIEDLRGINSVKVKEASEAGQKIVGMYCVFSPQEIAMAAGAIPVSLCGTSNDPIEAAEQELPRNLCPLIKSSYGFAITDKCPFFYFADTLLAETTCDGKKKMYELMGKIKPMHLMNLPQSADGEENLELWKKEMIRFKEHLEDQFQIEITNESLREAIKLANREREVMKKVHQINARKPAPMTGLDMMKAQWIKGFNIEKEEGIRLMEDLLEEVESNLSKLTDGVEGPRILLTGVPVGIGSEKVIQIIEESGGKVVALENCTGYKGLDVMVDETKDPIEALAEKYLSTPCSCMYNNQGRLDLIKRMAEEYQVDGVLDLTWQACHTYNIESYFVREFVKEELNLPFLQIETDYSQSDTGQLKLRIEAFLETAEKN, from the coding sequence ATGGAAAGACCACAAACCATGGAAAAGATTGAAGATCTAAGAGGAATAAACTCGGTAAAGGTGAAAGAAGCCAGCGAAGCAGGACAAAAAATTGTAGGCATGTACTGTGTGTTTTCACCTCAGGAAATTGCCATGGCAGCGGGAGCCATTCCTGTATCTTTATGCGGAACCAGCAATGATCCTATCGAAGCAGCGGAACAGGAATTACCAAGAAATTTATGCCCTTTGATTAAATCTAGCTATGGTTTTGCTATTACTGACAAATGCCCGTTCTTTTACTTTGCCGATACCTTGCTAGCGGAAACAACCTGTGATGGAAAGAAAAAAATGTATGAATTGATGGGCAAAATAAAACCGATGCATCTTATGAACTTACCACAGAGCGCTGACGGAGAAGAAAACCTGGAACTGTGGAAAAAGGAAATGATTCGATTTAAGGAACATTTAGAAGATCAATTTCAGATAGAAATCACCAATGAAAGCCTAAGAGAAGCCATCAAACTGGCTAACCGGGAAAGAGAAGTTATGAAAAAAGTCCACCAGATCAATGCCAGGAAGCCAGCACCGATGACAGGGCTGGATATGATGAAAGCTCAATGGATTAAAGGATTTAACATTGAAAAAGAAGAAGGGATTCGCTTAATGGAAGACTTGTTGGAAGAAGTAGAGTCCAATCTTTCTAAACTGACAGACGGCGTAGAAGGACCACGGATTTTACTGACAGGCGTTCCTGTTGGGATAGGGTCAGAGAAAGTGATTCAGATTATTGAAGAAAGTGGCGGGAAAGTAGTAGCCCTAGAAAACTGTACCGGCTATAAAGGGTTGGATGTTATGGTAGATGAAACCAAAGATCCTATCGAAGCTTTGGCAGAAAAATATTTATCCACTCCCTGCTCCTGCATGTACAACAATCAGGGACGGTTAGATCTCATCAAAAGGATGGCGGAAGAATACCAGGTGGACGGAGTACTTGATCTTACCTGGCAAGCCTGTCATACTTATAACATAGAATCCTATTTCGTCAGAGAGTTTGTAAAAGAAGAGCTGAATTTACCTTTTTTACAGATTGAAACAGATTATTCCCAGTCAGATACAGGTCAGTTAAAACTTCGTATTGAAGCATTTTTAGAAACAGCTGAGAAAAACTAG
- a CDS encoding DUF3343 domain-containing protein, which translates to MKKEWLVAFHSTHHAIAAERLAKEQEWKMEMIPTPRDISASCGLSLRCTELELVTVDKVIEKFTEKKVLWAGVYVASGLKGRQKTWELMLSEKEQANSQDF; encoded by the coding sequence TTGAAAAAAGAGTGGCTGGTAGCATTTCATTCCACACATCATGCCATCGCAGCAGAGCGACTAGCGAAAGAGCAGGAGTGGAAGATGGAAATGATTCCCACACCTAGGGATATCAGTGCTAGTTGTGGTCTTTCATTACGATGTACGGAGCTGGAACTGGTAACCGTTGATAAAGTGATAGAGAAGTTCACCGAAAAAAAAGTTCTGTGGGCAGGGGTTTATGTAGCGAGTGGCCTCAAAGGAAGGCAAAAGACTTGGGAACTTATGCTCTCGGAAAAAGAACAAGCTAACAGTCAAGACTTTTAG
- the tadA gene encoding tRNA adenosine(34) deaminase TadA, which translates to MTHQTTDEIYMQLALREAKKAAAIGEVPIGAVIVRKGVVIASAHNQRETGKDATAHAELIAIQKACQKVGGWRLTDTTLYVTIEPCPMCAGAILQSRIDKVVIGAMDPKAGAAGSLMNILQDHRFNHQVQLTTGVLEEACSEAMKAFFQELREKRRMQKETAIINQKNA; encoded by the coding sequence ATGACGCATCAAACGACAGATGAAATATATATGCAGTTAGCTCTTCGGGAGGCGAAAAAAGCAGCCGCAATAGGAGAAGTACCGATAGGTGCTGTCATTGTCAGGAAAGGAGTAGTAATTGCCAGTGCTCATAACCAGAGAGAAACAGGCAAGGATGCAACGGCTCATGCAGAACTGATTGCGATCCAGAAAGCTTGCCAAAAAGTTGGTGGATGGCGGCTGACAGATACTACCCTATATGTAACGATTGAACCTTGTCCAATGTGTGCTGGAGCAATTTTGCAAAGTCGCATTGATAAGGTAGTGATTGGTGCTATGGATCCGAAGGCCGGTGCCGCCGGTTCTTTGATGAATATTTTACAGGATCATCGATTTAATCATCAGGTTCAACTGACAACAGGAGTTTTAGAAGAGGCTTGCAGCGAAGCGATGAAAGCTTTTTTTCAAGAGCTTCGAGAAAAAAGACGGATGCAGAAGGAAACAGCCATTATCAATCAAAAGAATGCCTAA
- a CDS encoding TVP38/TMEM64 family protein translates to MKIKKYLLIITFLGMMILFITMTESRRAWLLGFDVEEIQELVLTYGLWGRLVFLVLGIFRPLLFIPVSFFFVTGGLAFGTLEGSFWALLGMIGSTSIIYFCASRFHRLFRRMVQQKHIEMLYRITEKDLVPKIFSIRVTPGMPFDSISVASGLTRVKYKRFMTGTFLGMLPKGILYTYLGENLDDYLSPQTLLVYGALLIMALAPHLYNWYQRKHRKK, encoded by the coding sequence TTGAAAATAAAAAAGTATTTGCTGATCATCACATTCCTTGGTATGATGATTTTATTTATTACAATGACAGAAAGTCGGAGAGCCTGGCTTTTAGGTTTTGATGTGGAAGAAATACAAGAACTGGTGCTAACCTATGGGTTATGGGGGAGGCTTGTCTTTCTTGTGCTAGGAATCTTTCGACCACTACTTTTCATTCCGGTTTCTTTTTTCTTTGTAACGGGTGGATTGGCTTTTGGAACCTTGGAAGGCAGTTTTTGGGCTTTGTTGGGAATGATTGGATCAACCAGCATTATTTACTTTTGCGCCAGCCGGTTTCATCGACTGTTTCGGCGGATGGTTCAGCAAAAACATATTGAAATGCTTTATCGAATAACGGAAAAAGATTTGGTACCTAAAATTTTTTCCATACGGGTCACGCCGGGGATGCCTTTTGATTCTATTAGTGTGGCATCTGGCCTAACGCGGGTAAAATACAAGAGGTTTATGACAGGTACGTTTTTGGGGATGCTGCCAAAAGGCATTTTATACACCTACCTGGGGGAAAACTTAGATGACTACTTGTCACCACAAACCTTGTTGGTCTATGGCGCCCTATTGATAATGGCGCTGGCACCACATCTGTATAACTGGTATCAGCGGAAACACAGAAAAAAATAG
- the mltG gene encoding endolytic transglycosylase MltG, with translation MKKGCFAVFLLVLLLFGGALIGGIFLAPSLLAETTHDESVILIIEEGDSLHRVSEILKDEGVIRSARWFRREGQAAGVDRNIRPGEYEIIPESQFEDIFTLIQTGQQREQIRITFPEGYTLYQMGGRLEEHGIASQEAFLEATNAYFQDQDFSFDTAPLYFPMEGYLFPDTYFFETDTTASQVVSVMARQMEKVLEDYRDLAKENNLTLHELLTIASLIEKEAFGDHERDTIAGVIYNRLEIDMLLQFCSSVLYGLDDGQELATRLLYRDLEVMHPFNTYQYKGLPPGPIANPGRASIQAALNPESHDYLYFVVGNGGHNFSRDYQDHTQNVEAYRSQRTLEQ, from the coding sequence ATGAAAAAAGGCTGTTTTGCTGTTTTTTTGCTTGTATTGCTTCTTTTCGGAGGTGCTCTGATTGGTGGTATCTTTTTAGCTCCTTCATTACTGGCCGAAACCACTCATGATGAAAGTGTTATCTTAATCATAGAAGAAGGCGACAGCCTTCATCGGGTATCAGAAATATTAAAAGACGAAGGGGTTATCCGAAGTGCCAGGTGGTTTCGCCGAGAAGGTCAGGCCGCTGGTGTTGACCGGAATATCCGACCCGGTGAATACGAAATTATACCTGAAAGCCAGTTTGAAGACATCTTCACTTTGATTCAGACCGGACAACAACGGGAACAAATTCGCATTACTTTCCCAGAAGGATATACTCTTTATCAGATGGGCGGACGACTAGAAGAACACGGAATAGCTTCTCAAGAAGCTTTTTTAGAAGCAACGAATGCCTATTTCCAAGACCAGGATTTTTCTTTCGATACAGCACCGCTTTATTTTCCAATGGAAGGCTATTTATTTCCCGACACTTATTTTTTTGAAACCGACACCACTGCCAGTCAGGTAGTTTCGGTTATGGCTCGACAGATGGAAAAAGTGCTGGAAGACTACAGGGATTTGGCAAAAGAAAATAATCTTACCCTCCATGAATTACTTACCATTGCTTCTTTAATTGAAAAAGAAGCTTTTGGAGACCATGAGCGAGATACTATTGCTGGTGTCATCTACAACCGATTAGAAATTGATATGTTGTTGCAATTTTGCTCTTCCGTCCTTTATGGCTTAGATGATGGTCAAGAATTGGCCACTCGTTTGCTTTATCGGGATTTAGAGGTCATGCATCCTTTCAATACCTATCAGTATAAAGGCTTGCCACCAGGGCCCATTGCCAATCCGGGCAGAGCTTCTATCCAGGCAGCTTTAAATCCGGAAAGTCATGATTATCTTTACTTTGTTGTGGGGAATGGCGGTCATAATTTCAGCCGTGATTATCAGGATCATACGCAAAATGTTGAGGCTTATCGAAGCCAGCGAACCCTAGAACAGTAA
- a CDS encoding LPXTG cell wall anchor domain-containing protein translates to MKKRAKRIFVLTLALLVMLSMVMGPSVFASSVKDYLLLVQLQGVYDNGTADFTISYDADIPDGLTSALEVYYELDGQRVETLRTEMISRNGNIEYADELLINTRGWESGEYDLTLVIDGEAMDSGTFYIEALPEIDPEPEPEPEPAPEPEPEPEPEPVVELAANERAVELEPGIPSTVDFRNVGVELELVLPDGGVGSVQLDRMADTEEEIPENLNSLGAFLKIERSEELAGVQATIKLDLPEVDEDVDMETLALYRFNEGTGQWDQLPSRLVNGQVWAEVEDFSLFGLFSAPVAVADAAPAPTPAPEPAPAPEPTPAPAPEPTPVVQEEAAPAPVALPQTDGGSAVNMGMMLAMSLMGAGGLLVTSKKKK, encoded by the coding sequence ATGAAAAAAAGAGCAAAGAGAATTTTTGTGTTGACATTAGCCCTTTTGGTAATGCTAAGCATGGTGATGGGGCCATCTGTATTTGCTTCAAGTGTAAAGGACTACTTATTACTGGTTCAGCTTCAAGGTGTCTATGATAACGGAACCGCGGATTTTACAATTAGTTATGATGCGGATATACCGGATGGATTGACCAGTGCATTAGAAGTTTACTACGAGTTGGACGGCCAACGAGTAGAAACGTTAAGAACAGAAATGATATCCCGAAATGGAAACATTGAGTATGCTGATGAACTTCTTATTAACACAAGAGGATGGGAATCTGGCGAATATGATTTAACCTTGGTTATTGATGGAGAAGCGATGGATAGTGGCACTTTTTATATTGAAGCCCTTCCGGAAATCGATCCAGAGCCGGAACCGGAACCAGAACCGGCTCCAGAACCAGAACCGGAGCCAGAGCCGGAACCAGTAGTTGAATTAGCAGCCAATGAAAGAGCTGTTGAACTGGAGCCTGGGATTCCGTCTACTGTGGACTTTAGAAATGTAGGCGTTGAATTGGAATTAGTGCTTCCAGATGGAGGCGTGGGTAGCGTTCAGTTAGACCGTATGGCGGATACAGAGGAAGAGATTCCAGAAAATCTTAACAGCCTAGGTGCGTTCTTAAAGATTGAGCGTAGCGAAGAGTTAGCCGGTGTACAGGCAACGATTAAGTTGGACCTACCGGAAGTTGACGAAGACGTTGATATGGAAACGTTGGCATTATATCGATTTAATGAAGGCACTGGTCAATGGGATCAATTACCTTCACGTTTAGTTAATGGGCAAGTTTGGGCAGAAGTAGAAGATTTTAGCCTTTTTGGACTGTTTTCTGCACCGGTAGCCGTAGCCGATGCAGCTCCGGCACCAACTCCGGCTCCGGAACCGGCACCAGCTCCAGAGCCTACACCAGCACCAGCTCCGGAACCAACGCCAGTTGTTCAGGAGGAGGCAGCACCAGCACCTGTAGCATTACCACAAACCGATGGTGGAAGTGCGGTTAATATGGGGATGATGTTGGCAATGAGCCTAATGGGCGCCGGTGGTCTCCTGGTAACGTCAAAAAAGAAAAAATAG
- a CDS encoding serine/threonine-protein kinase, translated as MSADEVCLGCMAKRTEEDTCPVCGWIHGTGNESHMHLQPGTMLNDKYLIGKALGQGGFGVTYLGWDINLKLKLAVKEYMPQDLASRALGDSQVSVYTMGLSDQYEYGLEKFLLEAQTLAQFEGHPNIVSVRDFFRANGTAYIVMSYIEGITLKEYVQSNDNRLPVDKTIGIVMPVLDALKEVHQVGILHRDISPDNVFITSKGQVILIDFGAARQAIGEKGRSLSIVLKPGYTPEEQYRSKGIQGPWTDIYAVGAMIYRVLCAQMPPESLDRLEEDTLAPPSHLGVEITPAQESAILKAMAVRASDRFQSVEEFQQALLSDRPVSYEPEKPVKTSGASAPMPPPTGEVFSGKAKASPVKPIYLAVAGAVAVLLIVVGFVMSRDGDDGGTAVANDSETTVETGEALADNLDPDLVEEDQTPDAIPDQLSEGSFEYQNGTYTGEHHNDLPEGFGVWEGPDGEVYEGEWHNGLPHGQGVLNGADGDVYDGEWAYGNREGYGVYVSANNVRYAGEWINNRRNGRGTEVWPNGAEYTGEYKDDMRHGQGIYTWANGDSYNGEWRDGFQHGHGVLTYANGQTREGQWVNNEFQE; from the coding sequence ATGTCAGCCGATGAAGTATGCCTGGGCTGTATGGCGAAACGAACAGAGGAAGATACCTGTCCTGTATGTGGATGGATTCATGGAACTGGCAATGAGTCCCATATGCATCTGCAGCCGGGAACCATGCTGAATGATAAATACCTGATTGGAAAGGCCTTGGGTCAAGGCGGATTTGGTGTCACCTATCTGGGATGGGATATTAACCTGAAACTAAAATTAGCTGTCAAGGAATATATGCCCCAGGATCTTGCCAGTCGGGCGTTGGGGGATAGTCAGGTTTCGGTATATACGATGGGACTGAGTGACCAATATGAGTATGGGCTGGAAAAATTTCTACTAGAAGCACAAACCTTGGCCCAGTTCGAGGGTCATCCCAACATTGTTTCTGTCCGGGATTTTTTCAGAGCTAATGGCACTGCGTATATTGTCATGAGTTATATCGAAGGCATTACCCTGAAAGAGTATGTTCAGAGTAACGATAACCGATTACCTGTCGATAAAACCATAGGAATTGTGATGCCAGTATTAGATGCACTCAAAGAAGTTCATCAGGTTGGTATTTTGCACCGGGATATCAGTCCGGATAATGTTTTTATTACGAGTAAGGGGCAAGTTATTCTGATTGATTTCGGGGCTGCCAGGCAGGCGATCGGGGAAAAGGGCAGAAGCTTATCCATTGTTCTAAAGCCCGGATATACCCCGGAGGAACAGTATCGGAGCAAAGGTATTCAAGGCCCCTGGACAGATATTTATGCGGTAGGAGCCATGATTTATCGGGTGCTTTGCGCTCAGATGCCACCGGAGTCCTTGGATCGGTTGGAAGAGGATACCTTGGCACCTCCTTCACATTTGGGAGTGGAAATAACGCCTGCTCAGGAAAGTGCTATTTTAAAAGCCATGGCCGTAAGAGCATCAGACCGCTTTCAGTCTGTGGAAGAATTTCAGCAGGCGCTTCTATCAGATAGGCCGGTATCTTACGAACCAGAAAAGCCTGTAAAAACTTCAGGGGCTTCGGCACCGATGCCGCCACCTACCGGAGAAGTATTCTCAGGGAAGGCCAAGGCCTCTCCGGTTAAACCGATTTACCTGGCAGTGGCTGGTGCTGTCGCTGTGCTGCTTATCGTTGTTGGCTTTGTTATGAGTAGAGATGGCGATGACGGCGGAACTGCCGTTGCCAATGACTCGGAGACGACAGTAGAAACCGGAGAGGCATTAGCTGATAACTTGGACCCGGATTTAGTGGAAGAGGATCAGACACCGGACGCCATTCCGGATCAATTGTCAGAAGGAAGCTTTGAATATCAGAATGGCACCTATACCGGTGAGCACCATAATGATTTACCGGAGGGATTTGGAGTCTGGGAAGGTCCGGACGGCGAAGTTTATGAAGGTGAGTGGCATAATGGACTGCCCCATGGGCAGGGAGTGCTGAACGGTGCTGACGGTGATGTCTACGATGGCGAATGGGCTTATGGGAATCGTGAAGGTTATGGAGTATATGTTTCAGCGAACAATGTGCGTTATGCAGGGGAATGGATCAACAATCGGAGAAATGGTCGAGGGACGGAAGTATGGCCCAATGGAGCCGAGTATACTGGTGAATATAAAGATGATATGCGTCATGGTCAGGGGATTTACACCTGGGCCAATGGAGATAGCTACAATGGAGAGTGGCGGGATGGATTTCAGCATGGACATGGCGTTTTAACCTATGCAAATGGCCAGACAAGAGAAGGGCAGTGGGTCAATAATGAATTTCAGGAGTAA